ggcggcgacgaggggcggaggcgacggggcatgaccctgatgtatgccgtcttttccatgcatacgttgctggtcctcccgtgcctcaggtgtatcttttgtcttcccatacacgcccaagaagccaagcagggtcacgcaaagattcttcgtcacgtgcatcacgtcgattgcggagcggacctctaggcctttccaatagggcaggtcccaaaatatagatttcttcttccacatgggtgcacgtccgtcagcgtcattcggaacaggttgtccgccaggaccctttctaaagactaccttcaaatccttgaccgtaTCATGTACATCagtaccagtacggtggcgaggcttcgtccggtgatccgcctcacctttgaaattcttGCCTTTCTTTCTAACGGCATgcatgctcggaagaaatcgatgatgtcccagatacacattcttcttacaattagccaaatacatattgtcggtatcgtccaaacagtgcgtgcatgcgcggtatcccttgtttgtctgccctgaaaggttactgagagtaggccaatcattgatggtcacaaacagcaacgcctttaggttaaattcttcCCCCAtatgctcatcccacgcacatacacatgttccattccacagctgtaagagttcttaaactaatggccttaggtacacatcaatatcgttgccgggttgtttagggccttggatgagcactggcatcataatgaacttccgcttcatgcacaaccaaggaggaaggttatacaaacatagagtcacaggccaagtgctatggttgttgctctgcgccccaaaaggattaatgccatctgcgcttagaccaaaccatacgttccttgcgtcatctgcaaactccttcccgtactttctcttgatttttctccactgcgaccagtcagcgggtactctcaattttccgtctttcttacggtcttctctgtgccatcgcatcgccttggcatgctctttgttttggaacaaacgtttcaactgtggtattataggagcataccacatcaccttgacaggaatcttcttcctgggccgctcaccctcgacatcaccagggtcatcgcggctgatcttatagcgcaatgcaccgcatatcgaGCAAGCGTTCAAATTCTCGtaatcaccgcggtagaggatgcaatcattagggcatgcatgtatcttctgcacctctaaccctagagggaagacaaccttctttgcttcgtacgtactctcgggcaattcgttgtcctttggaagcatattctttatcattaccagcaactttccaaatcccttgtcagatacaccattctctgccttccattgcagcaattccagtgtggtgcccagctttttcttgtcacctacgcaattagggtacaacaattttttgtgatcctctaacatgcgctgcaacttcttctccaaatcagttgcgcagtttctctttgcatcgacaatggcccgacctagatcatcaacgggcccaTCTGATgcatcttcttcagcttcttcccgtattgccggctcagcttcttcccgcattaccggctcagcttcttcccccattgttgtatcatcgtattcagggagcccatcatggccaggatagctgtcgtcatcctcttcttcttcattgtcttccatcataacccctctttcttcgtgcttggtccaaacattataacggggcatgaaaccggagttaaacaggtggacgtaaatggttcttgacttagagtaattgttATCATTCTTACATccaacacatggacaaggcataaaaccatccgcccgcttgttttcctcagccgcaagcagaaaagtttgcacgccattaatgaactcgagagagcatcggtcatcgtacatccattgtcggctcatcttcattacacaacaccgaaaaagaccaaattaatacaagttcatacataaagttcatacaacacttaaatgcaacaaacaaataactctctagctaaagaatttaaatgcaacaacaaatgcgatcaagatcgcaactaaggtaacaattcatccaaaagcataatgataccaagcctcactatgaatggcatattttctaatctttctaatctttaagcgcattttctccatcttaatcttgtgatcatcgacgacatcggcaacatgcaactccaattccatcttctccccctcaattcttttcaatttttccttcaaatccttgttttctctttcaactaaatttaatctctcgacaatagggtcggttggaatttccggttcaactacctcctacatacaaatatctatgtcaacttgatgggcataatttgtcataaacacgaaatgcaacaaatagttttaaaagagaatataccacatccaaatcataacccggacgagggccgacgggggcggatatcaaaaccatggcactacgtataacaaacaatgtatgggtaagataattatacgagtaactatatatccaaatcacacaaacatcaattttttatataaaacattcatgagcaagaggctcaccacaaggtggtgccggcgacgggacgttgcgagcgaccgacggtggttacgacggagatttagaaggcactaagtaaaccacacctacatatgcaaactaagtgttatttttgaccttaaATTGCataaaaatcaaatactagcacatatatataattcctcccaaattactaaactcacaaatcaatcactatataaagcattgcaagagctaatttagcaatgagagatgaaaggacaaagttgataacctttgtgatcatttgaatggatgggggccttcaaatattgacaaattttgggcaaaatgtgtgatgagcttgagaggaagagggaaagaacagagaggagaggggaaaggggaagaacagagcgagctcggttggacgaagggtgtatgtaggacgacctttaataccggttcgtgatacgacccggtactaaaggtgctggaggggccccggactgacaacatcctgccactactcactttagtaccggttcgtggcacaaaccggtgctaaaggttcgccacgaaccggtactaatgatgtccgcccgcctagccgttggaaccggcactaatggacacattagtgccgtatcaaattcaaaccggcactaatgtgcttcacatttgaccctttttctactagtgctagtagttcctcgtggacttcgacgagtagcttgttacctcagctacgatcttgtacccgtgggagggtcttgtagatagtcaggtttctcagcctttttcttttgtagttgtctgtactcagacatgtaatgcttccgctggtTGTATGTTCTGAATGATAGGTCATGAGGCCGCCATTTGTATTAAATGCTATGTGgcccttctgggcctttatctatactagatgacccgttgcgccaaatggcgtagAGACCCGTTTGAAAACATGTGCGCGTAGAAATTGTTTGCATTTTTCGGTAACTTTGTTTTATCAAGCGCATCAACCATGTTAAACCCAATGTGTTCTAAAAATATTTGACTTCGTTAGTAGAAGTTGGTTTTAGCAACCACTTCACATACTAATTAAAACCCTTTAAGATGAAAAATGAAGGATAATTTAtctttaaaaatatatatatatatgagcatGCATATTTGTTATATTATTGGGATAACATAGTCAAATGGCGCAAGGTCCAAATTCAAACCCGGAGTGTTTTGAAACACTTTGCATTTCTTTAAGTTTTAGAAACCATTTAGGTGCATGGTAGGAATTGCCCAAAAAAATGCGCCATTTGGATACCATTTTCAACTATTCATACATATGACCGTCAAATAGACAAATAAAAGAGGTCACTTCCATAGTTAAAATGTACGCCTACCATAAGAAAATATCACGTTTCCAGCCTTACTATGGAACTGCACTCTTTGTGAAGATGACAAAGTTTAGTATTGCTAACAACCAGAAAATTTAAGGATCGCAGCAAGCAAAAAATTTGGAAACTCAGATAACATAGAGGCTGACAAAAGGCTCAATTATAACATATACGTATAGGACATGACACATTCAAAATTAAGTTATATTGTATAACCCATTACATGCATCAGTGTCAACCATATGTTCCTTCCTCGTTGTTTTGCAGCAATGTCACCATGTCGCCTGAAACACATTACGAAACAATAACCTGTAAATTATGTGTGTTTAGTTAAGAGCTATCAAAACAATGAGCTACATAACCTGTGGTAGTCCTTACCCGTTTCCACTCGTACTGGGCGATGAGCGAACACCTTGACTATATGAACCTGGACACACACGGCAGCTGCCTGGTTGCACCCCTCCGACTTGACAGCATGCCACAAGTACTCGCTCAGTGTGTCCCTGTTGGTCTTGTTCCGGACCCGGCTCAGGAAGAAGGTGCCCGGCCGGTAGCACGGGTTGTTAGGGCTCATCAGGGCCATATCTTGAACATGAAGGACCGGTTGGCCCAGCCCCGCTAGGTCTTGAACGCCTGCAGCAGCAAAGGTGAATAATCCTCTCCGTTAATAAAAAATATATGTGTTGAGGACTTGGGTAATAGTGTCATTCCTGCACCAGAAAATAGATGTCCAGCATATCTGCCACTACCTATTGTGAAGTTTAATATCAATGGACCAATTACTCATTTCAAACTGCAAAAACAGAATGCCAATAGACCTATGATATTCAACTATCTAACAATCTCACGAGTTAAAAAGAGGAAGGCAAGAATATGGAAACATCTACACGATTTGAGTACAGTTCAAACAAAACCTACATATGTATACATAGATAGCCATATCGAGCTGTAACCATGAAAGAGGCCACCCAAGGCAGAACATCGAACAGTGAAAAAGGAACATCAAAGCAACACTAAAGAGAGAAAATAACATAGACGAAGGAAGCTTGTGCGAATATACAAAAGCCCATTTCTT
This portion of the Triticum dicoccoides isolate Atlit2015 ecotype Zavitan chromosome 7A, WEW_v2.0, whole genome shotgun sequence genome encodes:
- the LOC119334487 gene encoding uncharacterized protein LOC119334487; the protein is MPAVIATITGIQQSSDCLMLFLSSKAGLRLAIRHRHTSNLYPSLNRAKPAQTADGIPRSSTYIYNCTKAWIFVVCLLISRDYIVGVQDLAGLGQPVLHVQDMALMSPNNPCYRPGTFFLSRVRNKTNRDTLSEYLWHAVKSEGCNQAAAVCVQVHIVKVFAHRPVRVETGDMVTLLQNNEEGTYG